In Polaribacter sp. L3A8, a genomic segment contains:
- the uvrA gene encoding excinuclease ABC subunit UvrA, translating into MKTDISKVNPKENIIIKGARLHNLKNIDVVIPRNKLVVITGLSGSGKSSLAFDTLYAEGQRRYVESLSSYARQFLGKLHKPKVDYIKGIAPAIAIEQKVNSTNPRSTVGTSTEIYDYIKLLYARIGKTFSPISGKEVKKDTVSDVVNFVKEFHERTKLLLLAPITIDENRDLKTVLQVLEQQGYARLKWNDKVYRIADFPQADFKNEPLFLVVDRIITKDDEDFFNRLADAIQTAFFEGKGICFIENLEDNKVAEFSNKFDLDGMSFLEPNTHLFSFNNPYGACPTCEGYGSVIGIDEELVIPNTGLSIMEDCIFPFKTPSYINYKEDLIDVAYQFDIPIHKPWFQLTDKQKELVWNGNKSFNGIHHFFTVLEEKSYKIQNRVMLSRYRGKTKCTSCNGKRLRHETNFVKINEKTISDLVTLPLDELSVFFKNIKLDKYDAKIGKRLLTEINNRLLFLTNVGLSYLTINRTSNTLSGGESQRINLATSLGSSLVGSMYILDEPSIGLHPKDTERLIGVLKDLRDLGNTVVVVEHDEDIMREADYIIDIGPEAGTFGGHVVAEGNFDAILKSDSLTAKYLNEELKIEVPTKRRTSRNKIEIIGARENNLKNVNVTFPLNCLSVITGVSGSGKSTLVKSILYPTMQKQLIGHGEKVGQHTEVKGDFDTLKHVEFIDQNPIGRSSRSNPVTYIKAYDDIRSLFANQKLSSIRNYKPKHFSFNVEGGRCEVCKGEGEVTIEMQFMADVHLECDACNGKRFKKEVLEVKFDGKSIDDILNLTIDDAVAFFSENLVTKIASKLKPLQDVGLGYVKLGQSSSTLSGGEAQRIKLASFLVKGNTKDKALFIFDEPTTGLHFHDIKKLLASFNALIDKGHSIIVIEHNIELIKCADYIIDLGLEGGKNGGNLIFQGTPEELAKNKESYTAKYLAEKLVY; encoded by the coding sequence ATGAAGACTGATATTTCTAAAGTAAATCCTAAAGAAAACATTATAATTAAAGGAGCTAGACTCCATAATTTAAAGAACATAGACGTTGTTATACCAAGAAATAAATTGGTTGTAATAACGGGGCTTTCTGGTTCTGGAAAGTCATCTTTAGCGTTTGATACTTTGTATGCAGAAGGTCAGAGACGTTATGTAGAGAGTTTATCTTCTTATGCGCGTCAGTTTTTAGGAAAATTACACAAACCTAAAGTAGATTATATAAAAGGTATTGCACCGGCAATTGCTATTGAGCAAAAAGTAAATTCTACAAATCCGCGTTCTACAGTAGGTACATCAACAGAAATTTACGATTATATAAAATTATTATACGCCAGAATTGGTAAAACCTTCTCTCCTATTTCTGGTAAAGAAGTAAAAAAAGACACGGTTTCTGATGTTGTTAACTTTGTAAAAGAGTTTCATGAAAGAACAAAATTATTATTGTTAGCTCCTATTACAATTGATGAAAACCGAGATTTAAAAACCGTTTTACAAGTTTTAGAACAGCAAGGCTATGCGCGTTTAAAATGGAATGATAAAGTATATAGAATTGCAGATTTTCCGCAAGCGGATTTTAAAAACGAACCTTTATTTTTAGTAGTAGATAGAATTATTACTAAAGATGACGAAGACTTTTTTAACCGTTTAGCAGATGCTATTCAGACTGCTTTTTTTGAAGGAAAAGGAATCTGTTTTATAGAAAACTTAGAAGACAATAAAGTAGCCGAATTTAGTAATAAGTTCGATTTAGACGGCATGTCTTTCTTAGAACCCAACACACATTTATTCAGCTTTAACAATCCCTATGGTGCTTGCCCAACGTGCGAAGGTTATGGAAGCGTAATTGGTATCGATGAAGAATTAGTGATTCCGAATACGGGTTTATCCATTATGGAAGATTGTATTTTTCCGTTTAAAACACCTTCTTACATAAATTATAAAGAAGACTTAATAGATGTTGCGTATCAGTTTGATATTCCTATTCACAAACCGTGGTTTCAACTTACAGATAAACAAAAAGAATTGGTTTGGAATGGCAATAAATCCTTTAATGGAATACACCATTTCTTTACCGTTTTAGAAGAAAAAAGTTATAAAATTCAGAACCGAGTAATGCTTTCTCGCTACCGCGGAAAAACAAAATGTACATCGTGTAACGGAAAACGTTTAAGACATGAAACTAATTTTGTAAAAATAAACGAAAAGACAATTTCAGACTTGGTAACACTTCCTTTAGATGAATTATCTGTCTTTTTTAAGAACATCAAATTAGATAAATACGATGCAAAAATCGGAAAGCGTTTACTAACAGAAATTAACAATCGTTTGCTGTTTTTAACCAATGTTGGTTTGTCTTATTTAACCATCAACAGAACTTCTAACACACTTTCTGGAGGTGAAAGTCAGCGTATTAATTTAGCAACTTCTCTAGGAAGTTCTTTAGTAGGTTCTATGTATATTTTAGATGAACCAAGTATTGGTTTGCATCCAAAAGACACCGAACGTTTAATTGGTGTTTTAAAAGATTTACGAGATTTAGGAAACACCGTTGTTGTGGTAGAGCATGATGAAGATATTATGCGAGAGGCCGATTATATTATAGATATTGGTCCAGAAGCAGGTACTTTTGGTGGGCATGTAGTTGCAGAAGGAAACTTTGATGCGATCTTAAAATCAGACTCTTTAACGGCAAAATACCTTAACGAAGAATTAAAAATCGAGGTTCCTACCAAACGTAGAACTTCTAGAAATAAAATTGAAATAATTGGCGCAAGAGAAAACAATTTAAAAAATGTAAATGTTACGTTTCCACTAAATTGTTTATCTGTAATTACAGGTGTTTCTGGTTCGGGGAAAAGTACGTTGGTGAAAAGTATTTTGTACCCAACAATGCAAAAACAACTGATTGGTCATGGAGAAAAAGTTGGGCAACATACAGAAGTAAAAGGAGATTTTGACACCTTAAAACACGTAGAATTTATCGACCAAAACCCAATCGGACGCTCATCTCGTTCCAACCCTGTAACGTATATTAAAGCTTATGATGATATTCGCTCGTTATTTGCAAATCAGAAATTATCATCCATCAGAAATTACAAACCCAAGCACTTTTCTTTCAATGTAGAAGGTGGTCGTTGCGAGGTTTGTAAAGGAGAAGGAGAAGTTACAATAGAAATGCAATTTATGGCAGATGTGCATTTAGAGTGTGATGCTTGTAACGGTAAACGCTTTAAAAAAGAAGTTTTAGAGGTTAAATTCGATGGAAAATCTATAGATGATATTTTAAATCTAACGATTGATGATGCGGTTGCATTTTTCTCAGAAAATTTGGTAACAAAAATTGCAAGTAAATTAAAACCTTTGCAAGATGTTGGTTTGGGCTATGTAAAATTAGGCCAGTCTTCTTCTACCCTTTCTGGCGGAGAAGCGCAGCGTATAAAATTGGCTTCCTTTTTAGTAAAAGGAAACACCAAAGATAAGGCATTGTTTATTTTTGATGAACCAACAACAGGTTTGCATTTTCACGATATTAAAAAATTATTAGCATCGTTTAATGCCTTAATAGACAAAGGGCATTCAATTATTGTGATAGAACATAACATAGAATTAATTAAATGTGCAGATTATATTATCGATTTAGGTTTAGAAGGTGGTAAAAACGGTGGAAACCTTATTTTTCAGGGAACTCCAGAAGAATTAGCAAAAAATAAAGAGTCTTATACTGCTAAATATTTGGCAGAAAAATTGGTTTATTAG
- a CDS encoding RNA polymerase sigma factor yields MVEKNSITDSTLVRDYILGKEAALAVLIKRHQQRLFSFIYSKVQDRDITEDVFQDTFIKVIRTLKKGNYNEEGKFLPWVMRIAHNLVIDHFRKTNRMPTFRNTDEFDIFSILGDGNLNAEKQIIKEQIHTDVRELINELPEEQKEVLIMRMYKDMSFKEISENTGVSINTALGRMRYALINMRKLIEKHKIILVD; encoded by the coding sequence ATGGTGGAAAAAAACTCAATTACAGACAGTACTTTAGTAAGAGATTACATTTTAGGAAAAGAAGCAGCTTTAGCCGTTTTAATTAAAAGACATCAACAAAGATTATTTAGCTTTATATATAGTAAAGTGCAAGATAGAGACATTACAGAAGACGTTTTTCAGGATACATTTATAAAAGTTATTAGAACTTTAAAAAAAGGAAACTATAACGAAGAGGGTAAATTTTTACCTTGGGTTATGAGAATTGCTCATAATTTGGTTATAGATCATTTTAGAAAAACGAATAGAATGCCAACTTTTAGAAATACAGATGAGTTTGATATCTTTTCTATTTTGGGTGATGGTAATTTAAATGCTGAAAAGCAAATTATAAAAGAGCAGATTCATACAGATGTAAGAGAACTTATAAATGAGTTGCCAGAAGAACAAAAAGAGGTTTTGATAATGCGCATGTATAAAGATATGAGCTTTAAAGAAATTAGCGAAAACACTGGGGTTAGCATTAATACAGCACTTGGTAGAATGCGCTATGCTCTTATAAATATGCGTAAATTAATAGAAAAACATAAAATTATTTTAGTAGATTAA
- a CDS encoding SDR family oxidoreductase, producing the protein MENILVAGANGTTGKKIVNLLQASQYFNPIAMVRKESQKKQFEDKNVTTVLADLEKDVSFTTENIDKVIFAAGSGGKKVAEVDQEGAMKLIDAAKKTEVKKFIMLSSMGADSPESSNTLKDYLVAKQNADIYLRQSTLPYSIVRPGSLNNEKGKGKIELSSKLNKPGEISRDDVAETLVYALYDAAPVNTTFEIIAGNTLIKEAIIK; encoded by the coding sequence ATGGAAAATATATTAGTAGCAGGTGCTAATGGCACCACAGGAAAAAAGATAGTAAACTTATTACAAGCATCACAATATTTTAATCCTATTGCAATGGTTCGTAAAGAAAGTCAGAAAAAGCAATTTGAAGATAAAAATGTAACAACTGTTTTAGCAGATTTAGAAAAAGATGTTTCATTTACCACAGAAAATATTGATAAAGTTATATTCGCAGCAGGTTCTGGAGGAAAAAAAGTAGCAGAAGTAGATCAAGAAGGTGCAATGAAGTTAATTGATGCCGCTAAAAAAACGGAAGTCAAAAAATTTATAATGTTGAGTTCTATGGGAGCAGATAGTCCAGAAAGTTCTAACACGCTTAAAGATTATTTAGTAGCAAAACAAAATGCAGATATTTATTTAAGACAAAGTACATTACCTTATTCTATTGTAAGACCAGGATCTTTAAATAACGAAAAAGGAAAAGGTAAAATAGAATTGAGTAGTAAATTAAATAAACCAGGAGAAATAAGTAGAGATGATGTTGCAGAAACCTTGGTGTATGCTTTGTATGATGCTGCACCTGTTAATACTACTTTTGAAATAATAGCAGGTAATACTTTAATTAAAGAAGCAATTATTAAGTAA
- a CDS encoding endonuclease III domain-containing protein has protein sequence MTKQEKVQFVIDTLQEKYPEIPIPLDHKDPFTLLVAVLLSAQCTDVRVNKITPLLFAKADNPFDMVKMTVEEIKEIIRPCGLSPMKSKGIHGLSKILIEKYDGEVPKTFEALEELPAVGHKTAGVVLSQAFGIPAFPVDTHILRLMYRWNLSNGKSVAQTEKDAKRLFPKELWNDLHLQIIWYGREYSPARGWNLDKDIITKTVGRKTVLDDYYKTKKTP, from the coding sequence ATGACTAAACAAGAAAAAGTACAATTTGTAATTGACACACTTCAAGAAAAATATCCAGAAATACCAATTCCTTTAGATCACAAAGATCCTTTTACGCTTTTAGTTGCAGTTTTACTGTCTGCACAATGTACAGATGTTCGTGTAAATAAAATTACGCCTTTGTTATTCGCTAAAGCGGATAATCCTTTTGATATGGTTAAAATGACCGTAGAAGAAATTAAGGAAATTATTCGTCCTTGTGGCTTGTCGCCAATGAAAAGTAAAGGAATACATGGTTTGTCTAAAATTTTGATTGAAAAATATGATGGAGAAGTTCCTAAAACTTTTGAAGCTCTAGAAGAATTGCCTGCTGTGGGGCATAAAACTGCTGGTGTAGTTTTAAGTCAGGCTTTTGGTATTCCAGCCTTTCCTGTAGATACACATATTTTACGCTTAATGTATCGTTGGAATTTATCTAACGGAAAAAGTGTTGCTCAAACAGAAAAAGACGCAAAAAGACTGTTTCCAAAAGAATTATGGAACGATTTACACTTGCAAATTATTTGGTATGGAAGAGAATATTCTCCTGCTCGTGGTTGGAATTTAGATAAAGATATTATCACTAAAACAGTAGGTAGAAAAACCGTTTTAGACGACTATTATAAAACAAAAAAAACACCTTAA
- a CDS encoding follicular epithelium yolk protein subunit: protein MGIVISITAATDANASKATATGSIQHIITDTERSTFKLSDSSLKNAVGKYFGKNPNDAYLHSPTPWNDLYRTYGWSQVSTVLVPIRAEILGISSKPDILATKTFTNNSSVKGSFNASISEQVSNTVTSSWSTGGTLSISEAIEVGVNIEVVSAKSTTTLSYSQSWSIGESKSETTTVGSSSGVSVDLDPGQSVEAKLSASKGAMQVKVTYRAYLTGSVAVNYNPTFKGHHFFALPVASVMSAAGIKNSVESTEVFDIGFYSDGKIEIIDAKGKMLQNFAVADQRG, encoded by the coding sequence ATGGGAATTGTAATTAGTATTACAGCTGCTACAGATGCAAATGCATCAAAAGCAACAGCAACAGGAAGTATTCAGCATATTATTACAGATACTGAGCGGTCTACATTTAAATTGTCAGATTCTTCTTTAAAAAATGCTGTTGGAAAGTATTTTGGGAAAAATCCAAATGATGCATATCTTCATAGTCCAACACCTTGGAATGATTTATACAGAACGTATGGTTGGTCTCAAGTAAGTACTGTTTTAGTACCTATTAGAGCAGAAATTTTAGGAATCTCATCTAAACCAGATATTTTGGCAACCAAAACATTTACAAATAATAGTAGTGTTAAAGGCTCTTTTAATGCCAGTATTTCTGAGCAGGTTTCAAATACCGTTACAAGTTCATGGTCTACAGGAGGTACACTTTCAATAAGTGAAGCAATTGAAGTAGGAGTTAATATAGAGGTTGTAAGTGCAAAATCAACAACAACATTGTCTTATAGTCAATCTTGGTCTATTGGAGAATCGAAAAGTGAAACCACAACTGTTGGTTCTTCTTCTGGTGTAAGTGTAGATTTAGATCCAGGACAATCTGTAGAAGCTAAGCTTTCTGCAAGTAAAGGAGCTATGCAAGTTAAGGTTACTTATAGGGCATATTTAACAGGTAGTGTCGCTGTAAATTATAATCCAACTTTTAAAGGACATCACTTTTTTGCATTGCCTGTAGCTAGTGTTATGTCTGCTGCTGGTATAAAAAACTCGGTAGAATCAACAGAAGTTTTTGATATTGGTTTTTATTCTGACGGTAAAATAGAAATTATTGATGCTAAAGGTAAAATGTTACAGAATTTTGCTGTAGCGGATCAAAGAGGTTAA
- the bcp gene encoding thioredoxin-dependent thiol peroxidase, with the protein MTSLKIGDKAPQFEALDNLGNTIKLSDYAGKKLVLFFYPKASTPGCTNEACDLRDNYQSFLAKGYDVLGVSADSAKRQQNFINKNELPFPLLADEDKAVIEAFGVWGPKKFMGKEYDGIHRTTFVIDENGVIEDVIAKVKTKAHAAQILD; encoded by the coding sequence ATGACATCATTAAAAATAGGAGATAAGGCTCCACAATTTGAAGCACTAGACAATTTAGGAAACACCATAAAATTATCTGATTATGCTGGTAAGAAATTGGTTTTATTCTTTTACCCAAAAGCAAGTACGCCAGGTTGTACTAATGAAGCTTGCGATTTAAGAGATAATTACCAATCTTTTTTAGCTAAAGGATATGATGTTTTGGGCGTAAGTGCAGATTCTGCTAAAAGACAACAAAATTTCATTAACAAAAACGAATTACCTTTTCCGTTGTTAGCAGATGAAGATAAAGCTGTTATTGAAGCTTTTGGTGTTTGGGGGCCAAAGAAATTTATGGGTAAAGAATATGATGGAATTCATAGAACTACTTTTGTAATTGATGAAAATGGAGTAATAGAAGATGTTATTGCAAAAGTAAAAACAAAAGCACACGCTGCTCAGATTTTAGATTAA
- a CDS encoding response regulator transcription factor, giving the protein MINPPIKIVIADDNRFFCDALKDSLNAHNELNVTNTFTTLKELFQYTNSCNLDVLILDVNFNGQNSLDFIDEIKKVNNNFKIIALTTMNNNFIKEKAIKNGVDVFVGKDGNLANFKTIILNCLTDKTVKKNKTSSKIIIDNYTFTKRKLEILQALFKHSDKNEKELSAILHITESSLKSHKRELFEITNTKSTPELIKFGIQKSLIVV; this is encoded by the coding sequence ATGATTAACCCCCCAATAAAAATTGTTATTGCAGACGATAATCGCTTTTTTTGTGACGCTTTAAAAGATAGTTTAAATGCTCATAATGAATTAAATGTAACCAATACTTTTACTACATTAAAAGAATTGTTTCAATATACAAACAGTTGTAATTTAGACGTTTTAATCTTAGATGTAAATTTTAATGGTCAAAATTCTTTAGATTTTATTGATGAAATAAAGAAAGTAAATAACAATTTTAAAATTATTGCTTTAACAACAATGAATAATAATTTTATTAAAGAAAAAGCGATAAAAAATGGTGTGGATGTTTTTGTAGGAAAAGATGGAAATCTGGCTAATTTTAAGACAATTATACTAAATTGTTTAACAGATAAAACTGTTAAAAAAAATAAAACCTCATCAAAAATTATTATTGATAATTACACATTTACCAAACGAAAATTAGAAATATTACAAGCTTTATTTAAGCATTCTGATAAAAATGAAAAAGAACTTTCGGCAATATTACATATCACAGAAAGTTCTTTAAAATCTCATAAAAGAGAGCTTTTTGAAATTACAAATACTAAAAGCACTCCAGAATTAATCAAATTCGGAATTCAAAAATCTTTAATAGTTGTTTAA
- a CDS encoding ATP-binding protein: protein MKIKLPLILFFFTLFSFSQKEASSIYTSISFFKQPSKDVVSIKEIIKNYELGRFQQEKKPKIYKNLGENTLWNHFLLPQSTTENDYKYFTIANPYLPYGKIYLKKGDKIDSLYRVSNNKEFPHKNIFYRHPVWKLPIDTTQQTEVFLKVKNKDTRTRLSYFLETENQFLKRVETEYFYFGMYIAFLICMALILVFFAVIKKEYAVLFYALYIFTVLIEFLAGKGIGVQYFWSASEFAINNIRSLSQTIGVASIGCFYLKFYKLNKSQAIPKLLFKIGAYIALALLLFYLYKFFFGGLVVLYLYVWTILKVIAFIWILNHLYLTITKQLPIYLVIAFILPIIAIISGQIINPSVYNNLAITFSGSTIYYIALALEILLFTRFIFGSVIEAQFKYFKLKKVSDELKYNFQNKTLAFQHTERNNLVNNVHDTFGGYLEALKLRLLQNDEKSPEKVKEILDAFYNDYRYLLNSLYAPKINSDNFIESLIEFCTKIDNLTKHKINYNFNLKNIELSQDKCVHLYRVISELTTNAIKYSKATEIKISMNDHKNQLIILNVTDNGIGFNEDLVLKKGFGLESVKKRVEQIEGTLKIDTSKKGSNFEIKIPIIND from the coding sequence GTGAAAATTAAACTCCCCCTAATTTTATTTTTCTTTACTTTATTTTCTTTTTCACAAAAAGAAGCATCTTCCATTTACACTTCAATATCATTTTTTAAACAACCTTCTAAAGATGTTGTTTCTATTAAAGAGATTATTAAAAATTATGAATTGGGTAGATTTCAACAAGAAAAAAAACCAAAAATCTATAAAAATTTAGGAGAAAACACACTCTGGAATCATTTTTTATTACCACAATCGACTACAGAAAACGACTATAAGTATTTTACAATTGCAAACCCTTATTTACCTTATGGAAAAATATATTTAAAAAAAGGTGATAAAATCGACTCACTTTATAGGGTTTCTAACAACAAAGAATTTCCTCATAAAAATATTTTTTACAGGCATCCGGTTTGGAAATTGCCTATAGACACAACACAACAAACAGAAGTCTTTTTAAAAGTTAAAAATAAAGACACCAGAACACGATTGTCTTACTTTCTAGAAACTGAAAATCAATTTTTAAAACGCGTAGAAACGGAGTATTTCTATTTTGGAATGTATATCGCCTTTCTAATTTGTATGGCTTTAATTTTGGTCTTTTTTGCCGTTATAAAAAAGGAATATGCTGTTTTATTTTACGCTTTATATATTTTTACGGTATTAATAGAATTCTTGGCAGGTAAAGGAATTGGCGTACAATATTTTTGGTCAGCAAGCGAATTTGCAATCAACAATATTAGAAGCCTTAGCCAAACAATTGGTGTAGCTTCAATTGGTTGTTTTTATTTAAAATTTTACAAATTAAACAAATCTCAAGCAATCCCTAAATTACTTTTTAAAATTGGTGCTTATATCGCACTAGCACTTTTATTATTCTATTTGTATAAATTTTTCTTTGGCGGACTCGTTGTTTTATATCTTTATGTTTGGACTATCTTAAAAGTAATCGCATTTATTTGGATTTTAAATCACTTGTATTTAACCATTACAAAACAGCTCCCTATTTATTTAGTAATCGCTTTTATATTACCTATTATAGCCATTATAAGTGGTCAGATTATAAACCCGAGCGTCTACAATAATTTAGCCATAACATTTAGCGGATCTACAATTTACTATATTGCTTTAGCTTTAGAAATTTTACTTTTTACTCGTTTTATTTTTGGTTCGGTTATAGAAGCTCAATTTAAATACTTTAAACTCAAAAAAGTAAGTGATGAGTTAAAGTACAATTTTCAAAATAAAACCTTAGCATTTCAACACACAGAAAGAAACAACTTAGTAAATAATGTTCATGATACTTTTGGTGGTTATTTAGAAGCTTTAAAATTACGTTTATTACAAAACGATGAAAAATCACCCGAAAAAGTAAAAGAAATTTTAGATGCTTTTTATAACGATTATAGATATTTATTAAACAGCTTATACGCACCAAAAATTAATTCTGATAATTTTATTGAAAGTTTAATTGAGTTCTGTACTAAAATTGATAATTTAACAAAACATAAAATCAATTATAACTTTAACCTTAAAAACATTGAATTATCACAAGATAAATGTGTTCATTTGTATCGTGTAATTTCAGAATTAACTACAAATGCCATAAAATATTCTAAAGCTACAGAAATAAAAATTAGTATGAACGACCATAAAAACCAACTCATAATACTTAACGTTACCGATAATGGTATTGGTTTTAATGAAGACTTAGTGCTAAAAAAAGGTTTTGGTTTAGAAAGCGTAAAAAAAAGAGTAGAACAAATAGAAGGAACTTTAAAAATAGACACAAGTAAAAAAGGTTCTAATTTTGAAATAAAAATACCTATAATCAATGATTAA
- a CDS encoding helix-turn-helix domain-containing protein: MEVKKLYEYNELKSVDNTYQISNKEIPINLIEDFLRFFNLGLQDLSSLKQFSKNLQEEKRFKKVNKSKFYSLTKKEQQIFELVVYGKSTKEIATQLFIEPTTVSTHRKNIKQKLELESIFDLYKYANAFNVFDKL; encoded by the coding sequence ATGGAAGTTAAAAAATTATATGAGTATAACGAATTAAAATCTGTTGATAATACATATCAAATTAGCAATAAAGAAATACCCATAAATCTTATTGAAGACTTTCTACGTTTTTTTAATTTAGGATTACAGGACCTCTCATCTCTTAAACAATTTTCTAAAAACTTACAGGAAGAAAAGCGTTTTAAAAAAGTAAATAAATCTAAATTTTATTCACTTACAAAAAAAGAACAACAAATTTTTGAGTTGGTTGTTTATGGAAAATCTACCAAAGAAATTGCAACCCAACTTTTTATAGAACCTACAACTGTTAGTACTCATAGAAAAAACATAAAACAAAAATTAGAGTTAGAATCAATTTTTGATTTGTATAAATATGCAAATGCATTTAATGTTTTTGATAAATTATAA